The stretch of DNA GAAGATGAGGTAAATGATGCTgtagacaacaacaacatataCTCTAACTGGAAACTGATGCCGTTAGTTTACATGGACCTCAGTAGTAACCACTTCAGGTCTCTACCTGTGGAGACTCTGAGCCATCTGACCTCTTTGGTGACGCTGAACCTCAGCAAGAACTGTCTACAGGACATCAGCTTTAACACAACGAAGGGAGGCCATGTTGGAGGCTACCACCAACCTTCCTTGACCTTTCCGTCTCTACGCTACTTCGACCTGCAGAACAACGGTCTTCGACAACTCTCCACCTTCTTCCTGGAAGCCCTACCAAACATAGAGACATTAAACCTGAAGGAGAACTCTGTGAGGCCTTGTGATCCAAAGGACCAACTGGGACCATCTGAGACAACGAGAGTTAGTCTTAATAGTATGTCCCCTTGTGTTTCCTTCTGGAATATCAAAACTCTGAGAAGTCTAGATCTCCAAGACAACGGGATCAAAACACTCCATCAGAACACATTTGAAGGAACCCCTTTGGTTTCTCTCAACCTGGCCAGTAATGTAGATCTAATCTTTGATATTGGCGCTCTAGAAGGGTTGCAGAGTAGTCTCCAGTCTCTGAGTATCAGTGGGAACAGCATGACAACCTCTGCCTTGTCTCTGCCTTGTCTGAAAGCATTGAGACGACTCAACATGTCCAACAACAACGTAGACGTCCTCCCGGGCATCATCAGCTGTTCTCCTTTGACGGAGCTTGACCTGAGAAATAACGGGCTAACGTCTATGAATGAATCTGTGGTTGATCGTTTGTCTCTATATCTTGATGTGTTGTATGTCAGTGGCAACTCTTTCAACTGCTGTGACACCAAATGGCTAAaaaccctaaacagagagaaagtgAATATTCCGGACCTTGACCATGCTGTGTGCCTCAGTGTCAATGGTACTCTGTTGACTGGCCTTCTGCGTAACCATTCACTGCACTGTTCATTGGAACTTAGCCCAAAGATAACAGAACCAAACCTTgggcaaataataataataatgttgttTGTGTCGACAGTATTGATAACATTAGTTGTATTTGTGAAGAAGGTTTGTTGCAACACGGGGTCATTAATTGTGTAATGATTGTGCATGTAAAACCaagagctgtgttcgaatacccatactaacatactgtatactacatacttaatgtaTATATTACATACTATTTGTTAATTTTAGTATACTgaatactacatacttaatgtaTATATTACATACTATTTgttaattttagtatactgtaaactacATACTCAATGTATATATTACATACTATTTGTTAATTTTAGTATACTgaatactacatacttaatgtaTATAttacatactattagttcattttagtatactctTGCTCCTGTGACATATTACTAGTTCGACCTACTGAAGAGGGAGGGGACTACCGGAGAGGGAGGGGACTACCGGAGAGGGAGTGGACTACCGGGAGAGGGAGGGGACTaccggagagggagaggacaacCTGAGAGTGTGCTCTAGGTGTAAATTCAGAGGGGACACTGGACGCTCTTGCCGAGGAGTAGGCTTGCTGgttaacgttggctagctacttccagaaacaaatgagagcacctcactctgaccattttactcaccctagcagagctgttttcatgttatccagagtgttgatgactgtaactgtgctactggcaacaatttaattatgcttttttcTCGCCGACGtttatcagttattctgcgctctggcacactggGTGTGTTCGTTCTGGTGGAccagagtgttgtcagattgttACATTTAGAACAGACAAATTGCCAAAATAACATGGAACGTAACTTCTTTGACAAGTCATGACTTTATTAAATTGCTCTTCCGCTCTCCTACGACAT from Oncorhynchus kisutch isolate 150728-3 linkage group LG15, Okis_V2, whole genome shotgun sequence encodes:
- the LOC109885355 gene encoding transforming growth factor beta activator LRRC32-like, which encodes MIRPTATTFSLVLLLYCSLSHSLTQFNTVTGRIPDDKQETTSWRFRNLSSVPEGLDVRLRELDLSNNIIRHINSQSLTVPSLLRLDLSYNQLEIISEGAFRDVAQLQELNLARNALSHNVDSTSRALGSLHRLRRLDISLNGLDDDTAGLYLRDKSILESLDLTGNGLTRLRPKLFAESLSVRSIRIENNLIAAIEEGTFEPLKKLKILNLARNNLVYICDFKLHQVKLLNLSRNSIEFFVTREDGHPYELEILDLSFNNLLYFPMVPKTNRLRYLHLQSNMVGTLETDTLISEADSLYRELTSEDEVNDAVDNNNIYSNWKLMPLVYMDLSSNHFRSLPVETLSHLTSLVTLNLSKNCLQDISFNTTKGGHVGGYHQPSLTFPSLRYFDLQNNGLRQLSTFFLEALPNIETLNLKENSVRPCDPKDQLGPSETTRVSLNSMSPCVSFWNIKTLRSLDLQDNGIKTLHQNTFEGTPLVSLNLASNVDLIFDIGALEGLQSSLQSLSISGNSMTTSALSLPCLKALRRLNMSNNNVDVLPGIISCSPLTELDLRNNGLTSMNESVVDRLSLYLDVLYVSGNSFNCCDTKWLKTLNREKVNIPDLDHAVCLSVNGTLLTGLLRNHSLHCSLELSPKITEPNLGQIIIIMLFVSTVLITLVVFVKKVCCNTGSLIV